The Bacteroidetes bacterium SB0662_bin_6 genome contains a region encoding:
- a CDS encoding ImmA/IrrE family metallo-endopeptidase, whose protein sequence is MRRVPESEEIYKRVGRNVAERRREIRLSQTELAERCGLTRGSIANIESGGQRPRLHTLSDIAEALEVDMHSLLPASEADTQGEEEMSDVSGPAWLREKPLAFLIGSLLGGTGGLATGIGSGVGLATGVGGVVAGGALTGVVARALIRMIRSSSSEDAGEFSPIPTEELEKKAGELLQEAGMAQAPVPVDEIARYLGIRVDEADLGEDCSGMLIVRDEDGAVIGVNAKHHEHRKRFTIAHEIAHYMLHRGEGEKAYIDNPLHIDLRATDSGSGTQQEEKEANQFAAALLMPADQVRAAVAEHPFDPSRDDELPNLARRFKVSPQAMTTRLIHLGLISDV, encoded by the coding sequence ATGCGACGAGTTCCCGAATCAGAGGAAATCTACAAGCGCGTAGGGCGGAACGTGGCCGAACGGCGGCGTGAGATTCGGCTTTCCCAGACCGAACTTGCGGAGCGTTGCGGGCTTACGCGGGGTTCCATCGCGAATATCGAGAGCGGCGGGCAACGGCCCAGGCTACATACGCTCTCGGATATTGCGGAGGCGCTCGAAGTCGATATGCACTCGCTGTTGCCTGCGTCTGAGGCGGATACGCAAGGCGAAGAAGAGATGTCGGATGTTTCCGGCCCGGCCTGGTTGCGGGAAAAACCGCTTGCTTTCCTGATCGGAAGCCTTCTCGGGGGGACGGGTGGTCTTGCAACCGGCATAGGTTCGGGGGTTGGTCTTGCCACTGGGGTGGGGGGCGTTGTTGCGGGCGGAGCGCTGACGGGCGTAGTGGCTCGCGCGCTGATCCGGATGATACGATCGTCTTCGTCCGAAGACGCCGGAGAATTTTCTCCCATACCGACCGAAGAACTCGAAAAGAAAGCAGGGGAGCTTTTGCAGGAGGCAGGCATGGCGCAGGCTCCGGTCCCCGTGGATGAAATCGCTCGATATCTCGGCATCCGGGTCGACGAGGCGGATCTCGGCGAAGACTGTTCAGGGATGCTAATTGTTCGGGACGAGGATGGCGCCGTGATCGGCGTCAATGCGAAACATCACGAACACCGCAAGCGCTTCACCATTGCCCACGAGATCGCCCATTACATGCTGCACAGGGGAGAGGGAGAAAAGGCGTATATCGACAACCCCCTTCACATCGACTTGCGCGCCACCGACTCCGGCTCCGGTACGCAGCAGGAAGAAAAGGAGGCCAATCAATTCGCGGCGGCGCTTCTCATGCCCGCCGATCAGGTCCGGGCTGCGGTCGCGGAACACCCCTTCGATCCAAGCCGCGACGACGAACTGCCGAACCTTGCCCGGCGCTTCAAGGTGAGTCCTCAGGCCATGACCACGCGCCTGATCCATCTCGGACTCATTTCGGATGTTTGA